AGGGCACTACAGAGTCaccccccacctcaaaaaaaaaaaaaaaaaaagaaattggatcatgctttttttttttttttaatccaggctGGTTTaagacctcaatcctcccaatttctatctcccaagtagctgggattagagatatgAGCCACTGTATCTGGAAACTATGGGACTTTTTATTCTCCCCCAAACCATAAAAATTTAGAACTTTGTGTAAAAATCCTAATTACATGCTGGCTAATCAAAAGATGCCCTGAAGGTCAGGGCCGTGCCTAATTCCATCATTTAAATTTCCTAGGTCTCCAATGACCACAAACCCTAACTCCTTCACTTTGCAGTATAATGCACCAAAATCATTCAGTCCATCTGGGAAATGAGTCTGGAATTATTGAAATGCATAGGAGAGAAAAGtctattcaatattttctttttttattatttttttttgagataatgtcttcccatgtagcccagcctggcctcaaactcacaagaCTCCTGctttttctacctcccaagttctaggattataggcctgtactcTCATGGCTGGCACAATTCAATATTTCAGTACAAGAGaggaattgaagaaagaaatcatagagTGAGTACTTAGCTCACTCAACTTGAGTGTATCACATCTGGgcacatacactttttttttttttacaaaggagGAGCAGGgcagccctttttttttaatttttttttcatttttcttttattattcatatgtgcatacaaggcttggttcatttctcccccctgcccccaccccctcccttaccacccactccgccccctcccgctccccccctcaatacccagcagaaactacagGGCAGCCCTTGTAATAACCATTTCCTATGCCTGCCTATTCTGTTCTTTCATCCCAGGTGGTCACATAGCCTTGCAGCCACTCCCACACGGTGCCCTCCCTCAACTACACCCCCGGGATTCCAAGTCTGGAAGGAAACACCCTGAGGAAATCCTTCTGCGGGGTGCAGACTAGCGGGGATGTAGAATATTCATATTTCCTCCCACTGCGGAATTAGGTGGGGCTAACACCTGCACTAAATGCCTCAGGACTGGGAGGGGACTATTCATCAGGGTAGAGCCAAAGATGAGGATGATCAAGACAGGGTTATCCGTCTCTCACTCGCTCTTCACCCTCTGTAGCCAGGGCCTCTCCCTACCACAACTCAACCACTCTGCCCAAAGTTCTTCAGAGAAGTCCGGAAAATGCTGGATTCTTCCAAAACTAAGGTGCTAAAAGTTTTTGACACTGtgaaaaatatctgagaaatgTCAGTTTacaggaggaaagatttcttttgacTCATGGGTTGAGCGGCTAGAGTCCTTTGTTTCTGGGCTCTGGTGTGGCAGAGCATCCTGACATAGAGGGCATGTGGAGGTTCAGTGGAGCAAAGCTACTCACCTGTTGGTGGATGGGTAGCCAAGAGAGTAACAGGAGAGGCCAGGACCACCATACACACTTCAAAGTCATCTACCagggacccacttcctccaactctCCCCAGATTCCATGCCTCCTAAGAGTCTCTGTACAGTATGAATCCAATGGATTAGACCATTAGGTCAGGGCCCTCATGATCTCATCAGCTCTGGAGCTGTGCTCACTGTCACACCCAGTGTCCCCTTCATTAAACCTGGAATCTCTTAATCTCATCAAGGTGACAATCAAGATGTGCCATCACACCTACATAATGGCTTTTCCTTACTACTCATAGAGTAGTGAGACTTTCTCTAATCCTTCTATGATATGACACTGTTGCAAGGTCTGGTTCATCTCATTTATTGAACAATCACTCTATGACTAGAAGGCAGACAAAAAGCCCTCACTCAGGGTCTACTGTGGGAATTCATCCAGTGGTCCTACTGCCAAGGTGTGTCAGTGAAAATGCTCACAGAGTGCATTCATTGTTTCCACTCTACAGTCAAATCTATTAAAAATTCAATGAGATAATAATTACATAACTGATAAGGAGCTAATACTATCAAATCCATCATGTAATTTTCACATGAAAAGGTCCCAtggcataaaaagaaaaaaaagggggaatttacattaaaataagatgttggggctgggaatgtaactcagtggtagagcacttgcctcctgTGCACAAGCCCTGGGTTACGCTacacaattaaaattaatataagtATAGAAAATAAAACTAGTTGTAGAAACAACCTTAACTGTCTTCATGAAATTAAATTACCATTACTTTCGAAGAATCTCTACCTTCAAATGTAAGTACTATGAGAAGAATATTTAAGTGGAAAACAGTAAGTAGTCCCTCAGGGTAAATCACTCCCTGGAGATTTTAATACAAATgagtaaaagtaataataaactACAATTGAACAATTACCAGTAAGgagggtgaatccaagtatgatatgtttgacatattgtagaaaattttataaatggcacaatgtattcccagcacaacaataaaataaatatatacatgcatacacacatacacacgtacatacacacatacatgcacacataaaaaTTACCACCAAGGAAATCCTTCTTCCCCACATGAAACATAATCCCACACAACCATCCACTCTTCAAAACTTTTTGCTTTTCAAAGACAATTTAATAAAGAACAGGTGGGGTGTAACAAGATCATGGCTGAGGACAGGATTGAAATTAAAAGACAGACAAGTAAAATAGAAAGATCCCTCCTGGTGACCTCTCTTCAGGACCATCTCCTGGTTTGCATCTGGTTTTAGGACCACTCATCTTGGCTgttccttctctctgcctctctggcCAGGCTGTCTGCCTTCACAGCCTCAGCCAGCCTCTTCCTGGCTTGCTTCACCTTCCTCATCTGTCTTCGGATGTCTGCAGATGTCACCTCTTGGTGGTAGAAAGATGGAGGAAGACCTCCTGGGATTGTCTCTCTCTGATATGGAACCTGGCCAGGGCTGGGCTCTGGGCAAGTCCGCAGATCCTCAGCACCAGCTTGGCCCGGGGATTTACCCTGAattcccaaggaaataatctttgAGGCACTTTCAAAGTCTAGTGCAGTTAAAAGCTGTCCTTCACTGCTGTGCACCTGGAGGCCCTGCAGTCTCCTCAGTGCACAGAGCTGCTGGGGCTTCTCCAAGTTCTCCTCCCCATGTCTGCGCCTGACCTCGTTGCCAGGGTGGGCAGTGATTCTTGTCACTGGCCTCTTGAAGATGCAGCTGGTCATCCTCACAGGCAGTGCGGCCCCTGCTCCAGCTCTGTGCCTGCCCTTGGCCACGGggactcttttcttcctctccaaaGCCTCAGGTATCATATTTCTCTTCAGCCTCccctttgaaagaaaaatataagtgaCATTTTAATAAAACGAGTCTACCCAGTTATGGAGAACTTTCTTAGTTCATTGGGAGTTTCCACCCTCCCGTCCCCTCAAAGAGTTTCACAAATCATGCTGGGTATCACAGTTGTCTGGAAAGTTTGTTAACACTCAGATTTCTGGAACCCACATATGACTGGTGTGGGGTCACAGAATCTTCATTTTCCTGGTTCCTTGTGTTGCTGCAGATTCCAGCTCCATACCTCCAAGGATCTTCGGACATCACATAGCAGGTGAAATTTTCAACGATAGAAAGGTCAACTTATATAATAGAGCCAAGTGCAGactctttctctccatctccttGGGAGctatgttttcttctcttcctgtcATTACCTGACCCTCCGTAATTGAGATCCAGGGATCCCAGTTTTCACATGACAGATTGATGTGCACCATCTAAGTTTACCTACAGATCTAATGAACTCCACATTGCCTAAACAAGTAAATACAGATGAGAGAGATTTCAGAGATTACACAgaccaaataagcaaaaaataaaaagggctgaatGCTGACATTAAGTAAGGTAGACATTTGTGGAGCAGAAGTTTTTTTAAGTATTATAGAATGAAACAAGATTTCTATATTCAGCAGGATTTTTTGTGTTAGCATTGTCTGGTCCAAAGTCCatgttaggtttttattttttattgttttggcaatgctggggtttaaactcaaggctcatgcttgctaggaaggcgctctacaatatgagccactccaccgccCATAAGattaaacaaaacaatttaaaaaaagcttACACTATTAACCATGGCCACACTGGGTGCCTTGTGGCATCTGCCTTCCCATCTGGAGATCAGTACGACgtgattaagatttttttttttaggccagGCCTTGTGGCTGAAGTCTCTGATCCTatctactcagtaggcagagatcaggaagatcaaaaaCAGAGATCAATCTGGGCAGTAAGTTCCAGAGACtgtatctcaaccaataaaagaggCTGGGTAAGGAAGCAAAAAACTGTCATCCCTGGTACTCAGCATGTGTAAATAGCACGATCAAGGTCCAAAGTGACCCTGGAAAAATTTGAGACTCtagctcaaaaaataaccaaatcaaaaaggTATTTGGGGCATGATTTAAGTATAGAGAACCCGCTAGCAAGCTcaaacctaagttcaaaccccaataccaccaaaagaaaagatttctttctctattgtcAGAACTTTATAGTGAAATTTTTATGATTAGCTTCTTAAGTTGTGGAAATTCTTGATAAACCTAAACAGTAACAAGATTTGTTAGAGCTTaatcttcaatttaaaaaatgaatttgaataaaattgaatgtgctaacaacaaaatgtttcaGGTTAAGTCTTTCTGACTCCCTGTGCGAGTGACCTTTACACAAGGACGTATCACGTGACAGCGTATAGCTCATGACATCCCTCACCACTAAACATTGAATGACTACATCTTAAATTTTCCTCCCATTACTCATCAGCTAAGAAACAGCTATCCCTAAGATGCCGTCTTGTTTTAAGGACAGCTGTGTGCTAACCAGAAGAGGTTTAAACTGAAGGAAAAGTAGAGGAACTGGGGATGTGTACTCACCAGAACAGGTTGGCTTGGGAAGGCGTTGGTTGCAGGCTCCACCATGGCTGTGGAGTTTGTCCTGCCAGCTTCACGGCTGAGTTGCAGACAGGCTGAGGCTCCCTGGGAAATGTGGTGACTTCCCCACTGGTTCTCCTTTTATACAGGAAGAGAACAGATAATCTTTTGAGCAGGTAATCCAATCCATGGATGAACCACCCAAGGATAATCCAATCAGTGAATAAGCCAATGGCTGGAGCGGTCTATTGGCTGAGATTCAGAGGAGACATCCCATCATTGCCTTGGGTTTTGAATGTTCATACAAAttttcaccaaaacaaaaactatgaaCTATGGAACTACTAACCCTGTGAAGTACCGTTAGTGGTGAAAAAATTTAGCACAAGTGTAGGGATAGGGTAGTATTTGCTGCGTTTTACTCtattggaattttaaaatatttaattgataGCAATTGTGTTTTATGGGCACAGTGTGATGTTCGGATCTATGTGTACTTTTCAGAGATTCAGTTCATCTAATTAGCATGTTCATCACCTCAacaatttatatttaaacattCTATTTTTTAGTGGTAgaaaatttgaattcagggcctcatgcttgctagacaggtgctccacttgagccactccatcagcttcaTCATCAGTACtctaaattacttaaaattcttcCCAATTTCCACTGCATATTGGCATATTACATATTTATCCCCTTCAACTAGGAATGGAGGTTAAATAGACCAAAAGCCTTTAAAGCCCTAATGAAGTATCAGAACTTAATTCCTGAATAAGGACTGCAAGACTTTGTGTTACAGCTAATGAACACATGCCAAACAATTTCATTCAGCTGAATTCTTGCTAAAACGATGGCCCTCAACCAGGAAATTTTAGTTAACTGCTAACCACCCTGATCAACTTGCCTCAATCTCCTTCTCCTGCCATCAAGGGGAAAGGGGCAGGAGAAGCCCCGGCAGAATTAGAGCTGCTCTTCCAACTCGCAATTCCACCTGTGAACTCAGTACAAGTGGATTCTAGCTCTGTCTTTACATTTGCACACAATGCTTACTAGGCCATTTTCCATGTGTGTGTTTACTAGCCACTGATTGCTCTCAGCAAGTCATGCAGCTATAGGAACCTTGTATGGAATATGATTGGGAACTTAAGCTGCTATCTACAGTGGGAACGACCTAGGGGCCTTGCGCCTCCTCATTTGAGCCTAATTAAGTCAACTAGGAGCTGTGTTGGAGGTGGCCGTCTGTGATGCTGGTTTGACTGCCCgtgcatttgtaattttttttcatacttttgCCCAGTTGGTGGCTTTGGCAATTGTCTTGTGAATAATCACATCCCCTTGTACAGCATTCCTTGAATGAGAGTTCTGAGTTTTTGACTCTTAACCCATCATTTTTACTGCTCTTAGATTTCTCTACATGAGCAGCAGGAGATGGCACCAGATGAATTATCTATCTAACATTGGCCAGAACCCTAACTCATGCTGGGACATGTGTTGATCTAAccacttttcccttcttttagtAGGTTATCATTAATTCCGGGAGGTGTTACCTTCATCATTATTATCAAACCTTCTGCTATATCCTAACATCAGGTACCACTATTTGTTTCCATGGGTCCTTACTGCATTTGTATTGCTCTTCTTTCACTCCCAGTGACAGCAGCAggtattaatatatatttaacagACCATCATCTAAACATACCCTTTTCTGATCCCACtagaggaagaaactatttttgtttttatttttttctgagactagggtttgaattcaaggctcaatgcttgcaaagcaggtgctctaccatttgtgcccatctccagcccattttggtcccgttattttggagatgggggtgtctcaagaattatttgtcccagctggccttgaactatgatcctcctgggCTCAGCAACCAGGTAGCTaggaggcatgtgccaccagtgcccggcttagGAGGAAGCTATCTTATATCAGCATCTTTTCTGCCTCTTCCATCACACAgaagtttgtattttaatttcaccCAATTTTGGTATTATCTCTCATACCATAACAtattatttcaggaaaaaaagaagcatttgGTTATACAGGTATACTATGTTCTATAATATGAATTGCATTTCTATGATGAACTGTATGAGTTCACCATGTATTTAGAGTAGGTATGGACTTAGAAACCCAAGCACACTTTACATAAACAACAATAATTACTGCCATTCCTACTAGAGTAAAGTTTCAGCTGACCAGCCACCCTCCTCAGAGGAAATACCAGATGATCCCTAGCTATGCTATCAGCTCTTgcatttattcatctgtttattgttttttcaagttttattaagatatatttgttgtacagggggagtTCCTTGTGACAATTTTGAACAAGCTTACACTGTATATTGGTTAgttccccaccatctctccctctggACCCCATCCCGCTTCACTTCAAGCAAttacaggaggtttcattgttctattttgtatatatatatcaagtcCATAAACTATATTCCCTCACATTCACCTCCTTTGttcaccttctcctcctcccacaagtaccccgcCCCACAATACCTATTTtaagtcctatctttcattattaattccaaaggcTTCTCAATGTATCCTCCCATTTACTATTGAGAGTTTAACAGGGATGGTACTATCTGACTCCATGTGATTTTGAATTTGTTTAAACAAGAAGGTAGGTAGTTTCCATGTTAGAGCATCATTAGTTCCAGAGGTTCAAGGGATAGCATTCAGATGTGGCATGTTTAGATTTTGATATTGTCTCACAGAGCACTCCCAACAAGTGCTAAGACaaacacatattcacacacacacacacgcacacacacacgcacgcatatgtgcacagatatacacacacataagccCAAACAGGATGAAACAAGCATATCTGGCCTTTTGCAGACTTATGGAGGTATAAAACTATGAACGAAATTTTCTGTGTATTGAATGTGTTTTCTTGACTTTGGACTTAAGCTCACCTCACATGGCATCCGTGACACAGCATTTTTAAAGTACAAGTTTTACCTTGTAGGAGTCCCAATCAGACTTAGTCAATTTTACATCAAAAGCTATTTTAAGCCACTCTCAGGTAACGTCCAGGTTTTTTATGGgggactttttttggtggcactggggatgaaacccaggggtTAGGGcctgctagggaagtgctctaccactgaacaacaCACCCAGTCCTTaaccaacttttttttggtggtactggggtttgaactcagggcctcgtgcttgctaggcaggcactctaccacttgagccatgccaccagccccatAACCAGCTTTTACAATGGATTCCACTAGTCTTGCCTAATTTCATGAGGAGGTGACATAATCTCACTTCAGCCCATGACACAGAGATTATGCAGCCAAAACTAAGCCTCTACCAAAAAGAAAACCTGAGGGTACAGAAAGAAAAGCAGGGTATGAGCCCATATGAACCTTCTGACCGTCCATCCATGTATCAGTTCTGTGAACTCCTCGTTCCCAAATGGTGCCTCTCTTCCAGTTCACCCATTCCTGAGGAGAATCCAGTGCTGACAAGTGCTGGAGATCATATGTAATTCAACGAGGAAAGGAAGCATATGGCAAGAATGCTCTAGAGAACATAGTggaattttcttctattctttactGCTGCTTGAAGTAGGAGAGCTTGTCTCCAAGAGTCTACATGATCAAGGTTTGGTCACCAATGAAGAGAGGATAGACTGGCCAGGGAAATTCAAACAGGTATGACATCATTTCAGTATTAAATatttagagagatatatgaataAAGTCCTGAAATGAGTTTGCTACCCTTTAATCCAATTAAATTCATCTTTCAGTTCTATACATTGTACAACACAATCTTATTTGTACATATTCTGAGCTaacacagataaaaagaaaggtttgtataatttctgttgaattttaatgcatttattcATGCACCAGTGAGTGAAAAACACTTagcaaa
The sequence above is drawn from the Castor canadensis chromosome 14, mCasCan1.hap1v2, whole genome shotgun sequence genome and encodes:
- the LOC109694014 gene encoding putative methyl-CpG-binding domain protein 3-like 3; its protein translation is MIPEALERKKRVPVAKGRHRAGAGAALPVRMTSCIFKRPVTRITAHPGNEVRRRHGEENLEKPQQLCALRRLQGLQVHSSEGQLLTALDFESASKIISLGIQGKSPGQAGAEDLRTCPEPSPGQVPYQRETIPGGLPPSFYHQEVTSADIRRQMRKVKQARKRLAEAVKADSLAREAERRNSQDEWS